The following proteins come from a genomic window of Falsibacillus albus:
- the purS gene encoding phosphoribosylformylglycinamidine synthase subunit PurS, with protein sequence MYKVKVFVTLRESVLDPQGVAVKHSLHSMDYKDVSDVRVGKYMELTIEKTEKDVEEQVKEMCNRLLANPVIEDYRYEIEECVAQ encoded by the coding sequence ATGTATAAAGTAAAAGTATTCGTAACGTTAAGAGAGAGTGTATTGGATCCACAGGGGGTTGCTGTCAAACATTCATTGCACAGCATGGACTATAAAGATGTAAGTGATGTAAGGGTCGGGAAGTACATGGAGCTTACCATCGAAAAAACGGAGAAAGACGTGGAAGAGCAAGTGAAGGAAATGTGCAATCGCCTTTTGGCCAACCCAGTCATTGAAGACTACCGATACGAAATCGAGGAGTGTGTTGCACAGTGA
- the purQ gene encoding phosphoribosylformylglycinamidine synthase subunit PurQ, with protein MKFAVIVFPGSNCDVDMYHAIKDELGEEVDYIWHDADSLDQYDGILLPGGFSYGDYLRSGAIARFSNVMKELIKATEAGKPVLGVCNGFQILLEAGLLPGAMRRNESLKFICRPVKLKVNENETMFTSAYEKGEVITIPVAHGEGNYYCDEATLQTLKEQNRIVFTYEGSNPNGSIADIAGIVNEQGNVLGMMPHPERAVDTLLGSRDGLKLFKSIVHHWRESHVINA; from the coding sequence GTGAAATTCGCTGTAATCGTCTTTCCGGGTTCGAATTGTGATGTAGATATGTACCATGCCATAAAGGATGAATTGGGCGAAGAGGTCGATTATATCTGGCACGACGCCGATTCCTTGGACCAATATGATGGAATCCTCCTTCCCGGTGGATTTTCTTATGGAGATTACTTGCGTTCGGGCGCCATAGCGCGCTTTTCCAATGTTATGAAGGAGCTTATCAAAGCGACAGAAGCAGGAAAGCCGGTCCTTGGGGTGTGCAACGGATTCCAGATCTTGCTTGAAGCTGGCCTGCTCCCAGGTGCGATGCGTCGGAATGAAAGCCTTAAATTCATCTGCCGCCCGGTAAAGCTGAAGGTAAACGAAAACGAAACGATGTTCACATCAGCCTATGAGAAGGGTGAAGTGATCACAATTCCAGTCGCCCATGGAGAAGGGAACTATTACTGTGATGAAGCAACACTTCAAACGTTAAAAGAACAAAACAGAATCGTCTTCACATATGAAGGCAGCAATCCGAATGGAAGCATCGCCGACATTGCCGGAATCGTCAATGAACAAGGGAATGTGCTGGGCATGATGCCGCACCCTGAGAGAGCGGTCGATACCTTGCTGGGAAGCCGTGACGGATTAAAACTTTTCAAATCAATCGTCCATCATTGGAGGGAATCACATGTCATTAATGCTTGA
- the purL gene encoding phosphoribosylformylglycinamidine synthase subunit PurL: MSLMLEPSPIQIKEEKIYKEMGLSEEEFLMVENILGRTPNYTETGLFSVMWSEHCSYKNSKPVLKKFPVTGENVLQGPGEGAGIVDIGDSQAVVFKIESHNHPSAIEPYQGAATGVGGIIRDVFSMGARPVALLNSLRFGELDSARVKYLFKEVVAGIAGYGNCIGIPTVGGEIQFDPTYEGNPLVNAMCVGVIDHKDIQKGQARGIGNTVMYVGAKTGRDGIHGATFASEELSEKSEEKRPAVQVGDPFMEKLLLEACLELVKSDALVGIQDMGAAGLTSSSAEMASKAGSGIEMNLDLVPQRETGMTAYEMMLSESQERMLIVVQKGRENEIQEIVNKYDLEAVAIGRVTDDKQLRLIHKGEVVADVPADALAEEAPVYHKPSEVPVYFKEFQAMETETPKLENYDETLMELLKQPTISSKEWVYDQYDYQVRTSTVVCPGSDAAVVRIRGTRKALAMTTDCNSRYLYLDPETGGKIAVAEAARNIVCSGGKPLAITDCLNFGNPEKPEIFWQLEKAVDGMSDACRLLETPVISGNVSLYNETNGTAIYPTPVVGMVGLVEDLDHVTTQTFKESGDLIYLIGETNSEFGGSELQKLVHGKIFGKSPELDLALEAKRQEQLLKAIRAGLVASAHDVAEGGTAVALSESLFGTEGLGATIKLPGEVVSALFSETQSRFIVTVKQENKDEFEEMVQDASCIGEVTESSKLMIQTDSGKILIEKDVQQLENAWRGAITCLLN; encoded by the coding sequence ATGTCATTAATGCTTGAGCCAAGTCCAATTCAAATAAAAGAAGAAAAAATCTATAAGGAAATGGGATTGTCTGAAGAAGAATTTTTAATGGTAGAAAATATACTGGGCAGAACACCTAACTACACGGAAACCGGCTTGTTTTCGGTCATGTGGTCAGAACATTGCAGCTATAAGAATTCCAAGCCCGTATTGAAAAAATTCCCGGTAACAGGAGAGAACGTGCTTCAAGGACCTGGTGAAGGAGCTGGAATCGTTGACATCGGAGACAGTCAGGCGGTTGTATTCAAAATCGAAAGCCACAATCACCCATCTGCCATCGAACCTTATCAAGGTGCGGCAACGGGTGTCGGAGGAATTATACGGGATGTATTCTCGATGGGGGCAAGACCTGTTGCACTCCTCAACTCTTTACGCTTTGGAGAACTTGATTCTGCTCGCGTTAAGTATTTATTTAAAGAAGTCGTAGCCGGGATCGCTGGCTACGGAAACTGCATCGGAATTCCGACTGTCGGAGGCGAAATCCAATTCGATCCAACGTATGAAGGAAATCCACTGGTCAATGCGATGTGCGTCGGAGTCATCGACCATAAGGACATTCAAAAAGGCCAGGCGCGCGGAATCGGCAATACCGTCATGTATGTCGGGGCAAAAACTGGACGGGACGGCATCCACGGCGCGACATTCGCATCAGAGGAGCTCAGCGAAAAATCGGAAGAAAAACGTCCTGCCGTTCAAGTGGGCGACCCGTTCATGGAGAAGCTCTTATTGGAAGCTTGTTTGGAGCTTGTAAAATCCGATGCACTTGTTGGGATCCAGGACATGGGCGCTGCCGGGCTGACAAGTTCATCAGCTGAAATGGCGAGTAAGGCAGGATCCGGAATCGAAATGAACCTTGACTTGGTCCCGCAGCGTGAAACAGGAATGACTGCGTATGAAATGATGCTTTCCGAATCACAGGAACGCATGTTGATCGTCGTCCAAAAAGGCAGGGAAAATGAAATCCAGGAAATCGTCAATAAGTACGATTTGGAAGCAGTGGCGATTGGACGCGTGACCGATGACAAACAGCTTCGCCTGATTCATAAAGGAGAAGTGGTTGCGGATGTACCTGCTGATGCGTTGGCGGAAGAAGCGCCTGTTTACCATAAGCCATCTGAAGTGCCTGTTTACTTCAAGGAATTCCAAGCGATGGAAACCGAAACGCCTAAACTAGAAAATTATGACGAAACGTTAATGGAGCTGTTGAAGCAGCCGACGATCTCCAGCAAGGAATGGGTATATGATCAATATGACTATCAAGTTCGTACAAGCACGGTCGTTTGCCCAGGATCAGATGCTGCGGTTGTGAGAATCAGGGGGACAAGAAAAGCCCTCGCGATGACAACGGATTGCAACTCCCGCTATCTATACCTGGATCCGGAAACAGGCGGAAAAATCGCCGTTGCCGAGGCAGCGCGCAATATTGTCTGTTCTGGCGGGAAGCCTTTGGCCATCACGGATTGCTTGAACTTCGGAAATCCAGAAAAGCCGGAAATTTTCTGGCAGCTGGAAAAAGCGGTCGATGGCATGAGCGACGCTTGCCGTTTGCTTGAAACGCCTGTCATCAGCGGAAATGTCTCGCTTTACAACGAAACGAATGGAACGGCCATCTATCCTACACCGGTCGTAGGTATGGTCGGGTTGGTGGAGGACCTAGATCATGTCACAACGCAAACGTTTAAAGAGAGCGGCGACCTGATTTACTTAATCGGGGAAACGAATTCGGAATTTGGCGGAAGCGAACTTCAAAAGCTTGTGCATGGAAAGATCTTCGGAAAATCTCCTGAATTGGATCTTGCCCTGGAAGCAAAAAGACAGGAACAATTATTAAAGGCGATCCGGGCAGGATTGGTTGCTTCGGCACATGATGTAGCGGAAGGAGGAACGGCTGTCGCATTGTCGGAATCCCTTTTCGGTACAGAAGGACTTGGTGCAACGATCAAGCTTCCAGGAGAAGTGGTATCTGCTCTGTTCAGCGAAACGCAATCACGTTTTATCGTAACGGTGAAACAAGAGAACAAGGATGAGTTTGAAGAAATGGTTCAAGATGCTTCATGCATCGGCGAAGTGACGGAATCAAGTAAACTTATGATTCAAACAGACTCAGGCAAAATACTTATCGAAAAAGACGTTCAACAATTGGAGAACGCCTGGAGAGGAGCCATCACATGCTTGCTGAATTAA
- the purF gene encoding amidophosphoribosyltransferase produces MLAELKGLNEECGIFGVWGHHQAAQMTYYGLHSLQHRGQEGTGIVVSDGQRLKGLKGEGLVTEVFKQDKLQDLVGKAAIGHVRYATAGGGGYENVQPLLFNSQEGSLALAHNGNLVNANALKHQLERQGSIFQTSSDTEVLAHLIRRSGYASFKERLKNAMSMLKGAYAFLVMTETEMMIALDPNGLRPLSIGRVGDAYCVASETCAFDVVGAEFIRDVEPGELIIIDDDGIRSEHFTYSTQKSICTMEYIYFSRPDSNIHGINVHTARKNLGKRLAMEAQIEADVVTGVPDSSISAAIGFAEASGIPYELGLIKNRYVGRTFIQPSQSLREQGVKMKLSPVRGVVEGKRVIMVDDSIVRGTTSRRIVTMLKEAGAKEVHVCISSPPIKNPCYYGIDTSSHEELIAAAHSVEQIRDIIGADSLTFLSVEGTLAGIGRKVEGDTCGQCMACFTGKYPTEIYPDTLLPHEKELVR; encoded by the coding sequence ATGCTTGCTGAATTAAAAGGTTTGAATGAAGAGTGTGGAATATTCGGCGTTTGGGGGCATCACCAAGCTGCACAGATGACCTATTACGGCTTGCACAGCCTTCAACATCGCGGCCAGGAAGGGACGGGCATCGTCGTTTCAGATGGCCAGCGGCTGAAGGGCCTCAAAGGTGAAGGGCTCGTCACGGAAGTCTTTAAACAAGATAAGCTTCAGGATTTAGTCGGAAAGGCAGCCATCGGGCATGTACGCTATGCCACTGCTGGAGGGGGAGGCTATGAAAATGTCCAGCCCCTCCTGTTCAATTCTCAGGAAGGCAGCCTGGCGCTTGCCCACAATGGGAACCTTGTCAACGCGAATGCCCTGAAACATCAACTGGAGCGGCAAGGAAGCATTTTTCAAACGAGCTCGGATACTGAGGTGCTGGCGCATTTAATCAGACGAAGCGGCTATGCATCATTTAAAGAACGCTTGAAAAATGCTATGTCCATGCTCAAAGGCGCCTATGCCTTTCTTGTCATGACGGAAACGGAAATGATGATTGCGCTGGATCCGAATGGATTGAGGCCGCTATCGATCGGCCGAGTTGGGGATGCCTATTGTGTAGCTTCCGAAACATGTGCGTTTGATGTGGTGGGTGCAGAGTTTATCAGGGACGTGGAGCCTGGCGAGCTGATCATCATTGATGATGACGGCATCCGCTCCGAACATTTCACGTATTCCACACAAAAGTCCATTTGCACGATGGAATACATTTACTTCTCAAGGCCGGATAGCAACATTCACGGAATCAATGTCCATACGGCACGAAAAAATTTGGGTAAAAGGCTCGCTATGGAAGCACAGATCGAGGCAGATGTCGTAACTGGTGTGCCGGATTCCAGCATCTCGGCTGCCATCGGGTTTGCCGAAGCCTCAGGGATTCCATATGAATTGGGATTGATCAAGAATCGCTATGTGGGCAGGACATTCATTCAGCCTTCTCAATCCCTGCGGGAGCAAGGGGTCAAGATGAAGCTTTCCCCTGTCCGTGGTGTCGTGGAAGGAAAGAGGGTCATAATGGTCGATGATTCGATCGTCAGAGGGACGACAAGCCGACGGATCGTCACGATGCTGAAAGAAGCAGGTGCAAAGGAAGTTCACGTTTGCATCAGTTCGCCTCCGATCAAAAACCCTTGCTACTATGGAATCGATACGTCGTCACATGAAGAGTTGATTGCAGCTGCTCATTCCGTCGAACAGATACGGGACATCATCGGTGCAGATTCTTTGACGTTCCTGAGTGTCGAAGGAACACTGGCCGGAATCGGACGTAAAGTTGAAGGAGATACTTGCGGGCAGTGTATGGCATGCTTCACAGGAAAATATCCGACGGAAATTTATCCGGATACACTATTGCCGCATGAAAAAGAACTTGTTCGTTAA
- the purM gene encoding phosphoribosylformylglycinamidine cyclo-ligase encodes MANAYRQAGVDIEAGYETVDRIKKHVERTNRLGVMGALGSFGGMFDLSALQLKEPVLVSGTDGVGTKLKLAFLADRHDTIGIDCVAMCVNDIVVQGAEPLYFLDYIACGKAVPEKLEQIVKGIADGCEQAGCALIGGETAEMPGMYDEEEYDLAGFTVGACEKSRLVNGEAIETGDVLIGLPSSGIHSNGYSLVRKIFFENHSFDMDTELPELERSLGDELLTPTKIYVKPVLDVLNHFEIHGMAHITGGGFIENIPRMLPEGLGVDIELGSWPIPAIFGTLEKYGSLTQQDMFNIFNMGIGFVFAVPAEKASAIITYLSGIDEEAYEIGNVSKGEGVRFK; translated from the coding sequence ATGGCAAATGCATATCGACAAGCAGGTGTTGATATTGAAGCAGGATACGAAACGGTGGACCGCATTAAAAAACACGTAGAAAGAACAAACCGCCTCGGCGTGATGGGCGCTTTGGGCAGCTTTGGCGGCATGTTCGACCTTTCAGCCCTTCAATTGAAGGAGCCGGTTCTCGTCTCCGGCACAGATGGAGTGGGAACGAAGCTTAAGCTTGCCTTCTTGGCAGACCGCCATGATACGATCGGCATCGATTGTGTGGCCATGTGTGTCAATGACATCGTCGTACAAGGAGCAGAACCGTTATATTTCCTTGATTATATTGCCTGTGGCAAAGCCGTTCCCGAGAAGCTCGAGCAGATTGTCAAAGGAATCGCCGATGGCTGTGAACAGGCTGGATGTGCACTGATTGGCGGTGAGACAGCTGAAATGCCGGGCATGTATGATGAAGAAGAGTATGATTTAGCCGGCTTCACAGTCGGAGCTTGCGAGAAAAGCCGATTAGTGAACGGGGAAGCGATTGAAACCGGGGATGTCTTGATCGGCCTTCCATCCAGCGGCATCCACAGCAACGGCTATTCGCTCGTGCGTAAAATCTTTTTTGAAAATCACAGCTTTGATATGGACACTGAATTACCTGAACTTGAACGCAGCCTTGGTGATGAGCTTTTGACCCCGACCAAAATCTATGTTAAGCCTGTTTTAGACGTGCTGAATCATTTCGAAATCCATGGCATGGCCCATATAACAGGCGGCGGCTTCATAGAAAATATCCCCCGGATGCTTCCTGAAGGTCTCGGAGTGGATATCGAGCTTGGTTCATGGCCGATTCCAGCCATCTTTGGTACGCTTGAGAAATACGGAAGCTTGACGCAGCAAGATATGTTCAATATTTTTAACATGGGCATCGGTTTTGTTTTTGCCGTTCCAGCAGAGAAAGCCTCTGCAATCATCACGTACCTGAGCGGAATCGATGAAGAAGCATATGAAATCGGGAACGTCAGCAAAGGTGAAGGGGTTCGTTTTAAATAA
- the purN gene encoding phosphoribosylglycinamide formyltransferase gives MKLAVFASGSGSNFQSIVNAIHEGRLDASVEVLICDKPDAFVIERATKENIPYFAFQAKEYENKTAYERVIIEKLEEHGIDFIALAGYMRLIGPTLLERYPEKIVNIHPSLLPSFPGKDAIGQAFRAGVKVTGVTIHYVDAGMDTGPIIAQKAVDLEEDETEESIAAKIHEVEHAIYPETLQKIQANLSRV, from the coding sequence ATGAAACTAGCGGTATTCGCCTCAGGGAGCGGAAGCAACTTTCAATCAATCGTCAATGCCATCCATGAAGGCAGGCTAGATGCCAGCGTTGAAGTGTTAATATGCGACAAACCCGATGCGTTTGTCATCGAGCGGGCGACAAAGGAAAACATTCCTTACTTTGCATTTCAAGCAAAAGAATATGAGAACAAAACAGCCTATGAGCGTGTGATCATTGAAAAACTTGAAGAGCATGGCATTGATTTCATCGCACTTGCAGGCTATATGAGATTGATCGGTCCTACGTTATTGGAAAGATATCCGGAAAAGATCGTGAACATCCATCCTTCCTTGCTGCCATCCTTCCCAGGCAAGGATGCAATCGGACAAGCGTTCCGCGCAGGTGTGAAAGTGACAGGCGTGACGATTCATTATGTAGATGCAGGAATGGACACAGGTCCAATCATTGCCCAAAAGGCAGTTGACTTGGAGGAGGATGAGACGGAGGAAAGCATTGCAGCGAAAATCCATGAAGTGGAGCATGCGATATATCCAGAGACCTTGCAAAAAATACAGGCAAACTTAAGTAGAGTTTAG
- the purH gene encoding bifunctional phosphoribosylaminoimidazolecarboxamide formyltransferase/IMP cyclohydrolase codes for MKKRALISVSDKSGIIEFAEQLIELDFEILSTGGTKKVLEENGVPVIGVDDVTGFPEILDGRVKTLHPNIHGGLLAKVSNLEHKAQIDSQNIRPIDLVCVNLYPFQQTVAKPNVAFEDAIENIDIGGPSMLRSAAKNFESVTVIVDALDYDKVLAELKQGGTTLETRQKLSAKVFRHTASYDAYIAEYMTKQAGEDLPERVTYTYELKQPLRYGENPHQKAAFYENPLGSSFSIAKARQLHGKELSYNNIHDADAALQIVKEFTEPAAVAVKHMNPCGVGVGQTIEDAFSKAFAADPVSIFGGIVAFNRAVDAATAKRLHEIFLEIVIAPAFSDEAVEILTGKKNIRLLTIPFDHSIEGEKMLTSVEGGLLIQDQDAYSLVDAEVKVATDREPTEEEMAALKLAWKVVKHVKSNAIVVADKDMTLGVGAGQMNRVGAAKIALEQAGEKAKGAVLASDAFFPMDDTVEAAAKAGITAIIQPGGSIRDEDSIKKANEYGIAMVMTGVRHFKH; via the coding sequence ATGAAAAAAAGAGCCCTTATCAGCGTATCCGATAAAAGTGGCATTATTGAATTTGCAGAGCAATTGATCGAGCTGGACTTTGAGATTTTATCAACCGGCGGCACGAAAAAGGTTCTTGAGGAAAATGGAGTTCCGGTCATCGGCGTGGATGATGTAACTGGATTTCCTGAAATTTTGGATGGGCGAGTCAAAACGCTTCACCCGAATATCCACGGAGGATTGTTGGCAAAGGTTTCGAATCTTGAGCACAAAGCGCAAATCGATTCACAGAATATCAGACCGATCGATTTGGTTTGCGTCAATTTATATCCTTTTCAACAAACGGTAGCAAAACCAAACGTAGCTTTCGAGGATGCCATTGAAAACATTGATATCGGCGGTCCGTCTATGCTTAGATCAGCAGCGAAGAATTTCGAATCCGTGACGGTGATTGTCGATGCATTGGACTACGATAAAGTATTGGCGGAGCTTAAGCAAGGCGGCACGACTTTGGAAACAAGACAAAAGCTCTCTGCCAAAGTATTCCGTCATACTGCTTCCTACGATGCATACATTGCGGAATATATGACAAAGCAGGCTGGCGAGGACTTGCCTGAACGCGTTACGTATACGTATGAATTGAAACAGCCGCTTCGCTACGGGGAAAACCCCCATCAAAAAGCGGCTTTTTATGAAAATCCGCTGGGATCTTCTTTTTCAATTGCAAAAGCACGCCAGCTTCATGGAAAAGAGTTGTCGTACAACAACATTCATGATGCCGATGCTGCATTGCAAATCGTTAAGGAGTTCACCGAACCTGCTGCAGTGGCAGTCAAGCATATGAACCCATGCGGGGTCGGAGTCGGACAGACGATAGAAGATGCTTTTTCGAAAGCATTCGCTGCAGATCCAGTTTCCATTTTCGGCGGAATCGTAGCATTCAACCGGGCTGTCGATGCTGCGACTGCAAAGCGCCTGCATGAAATATTCCTTGAAATCGTCATTGCACCTGCATTTTCTGACGAAGCGGTTGAAATTTTAACTGGCAAGAAAAATATCAGGTTATTGACGATTCCTTTCGATCACTCCATCGAAGGTGAGAAAATGCTCACATCCGTGGAAGGCGGCCTTTTGATCCAGGATCAGGATGCTTACAGCCTTGTTGATGCAGAAGTAAAGGTGGCAACCGATCGTGAGCCGACCGAAGAAGAAATGGCAGCATTAAAATTGGCATGGAAAGTAGTTAAACATGTAAAATCCAACGCAATTGTGGTTGCAGACAAGGATATGACACTGGGCGTAGGTGCGGGTCAAATGAACCGTGTCGGCGCTGCAAAAATTGCACTTGAGCAGGCTGGCGAAAAGGCAAAAGGAGCCGTCCTCGCATCCGATGCCTTCTTCCCGATGGATGATACGGTCGAAGCAGCTGCAAAAGCGGGCATCACGGCGATCATCCAACCAGGTGGATCGATTCGTGATGAGGATTCGATCAAAAAAGCCAATGAGTATGGCATTGCAATGGTCATGACAGGAGTTAGACATTTTAAGCATTGA
- the purD gene encoding phosphoribosylamine--glycine ligase, producing MKVLVIGRGGREHAICKKISESTKLTELFCAPGNAGIATVAALVPLNETDFEGLVDFAKNKGIDLTVVGPENPLADGIVDRFEAEGLTIFGPKKDAAQIEGSKSFAKDLMKKYEIPTAAYGTFDKYEEAKAYILKQGAPIVIKADGLAAGKGVVVAMTLEEALASLEEMMVEEKFGQASSQIVVEEFLEGEEFSFMAFVNGEKVYPMVIAQDHKRAFDGDQGPNTGGMGAYSPVPHIPKEFVRQSYEEILLPTAEGLVREGKSFCGILYAGLILTKEGPKVIEFNARFGDPETQVVLPRLQSDILDVFQAVLKREDFELEWSNETVLGVVYASAGYPDSYEKNIELPELSALSPSTLVYHAGTKIAEGKLVSDGGRVLLLAEKAPSHEQAIEQVYEEMKKIQSPSFFYRKDIGQKAIERASF from the coding sequence TTGAAAGTATTAGTGATTGGCCGTGGAGGCAGGGAGCATGCGATTTGCAAAAAGATAAGCGAAAGTACGAAGCTGACCGAACTATTTTGTGCGCCTGGAAATGCAGGGATCGCTACAGTTGCAGCGCTTGTCCCCCTGAATGAAACCGATTTTGAAGGTCTTGTCGATTTTGCGAAGAACAAGGGGATTGATCTGACGGTAGTCGGGCCGGAGAATCCGTTGGCAGATGGGATCGTCGATCGATTTGAAGCCGAAGGACTAACTATTTTCGGACCGAAAAAGGATGCCGCACAGATTGAAGGAAGTAAATCCTTTGCAAAAGATTTAATGAAGAAGTACGAAATCCCGACAGCCGCTTACGGTACCTTTGATAAGTATGAAGAAGCCAAGGCGTATATTCTTAAGCAGGGTGCTCCGATTGTCATTAAAGCAGATGGATTGGCTGCTGGTAAAGGTGTTGTCGTCGCGATGACCCTCGAAGAAGCGCTGGCATCCTTGGAAGAAATGATGGTGGAAGAAAAATTTGGCCAAGCATCTTCACAAATTGTCGTTGAAGAATTTTTGGAAGGTGAAGAGTTTTCATTCATGGCTTTTGTCAATGGTGAAAAGGTTTATCCGATGGTGATCGCCCAAGATCATAAACGGGCGTTTGATGGGGACCAAGGTCCGAATACCGGCGGAATGGGAGCATATTCACCGGTTCCGCATATCCCAAAGGAATTTGTGCGCCAGTCCTATGAAGAGATTCTACTCCCCACAGCTGAAGGGCTGGTTCGGGAAGGGAAAAGTTTTTGTGGAATATTATATGCGGGACTGATTTTGACCAAAGAAGGTCCAAAAGTCATCGAATTCAATGCACGCTTCGGAGATCCCGAGACACAGGTCGTGCTGCCTCGATTGCAGTCGGATATTCTCGATGTCTTCCAAGCAGTATTGAAAAGGGAAGATTTCGAGCTGGAATGGAGCAATGAAACCGTTCTTGGGGTGGTATATGCATCAGCGGGATATCCAGATAGCTATGAGAAAAATATCGAGCTTCCTGAATTATCTGCATTGAGCCCCTCGACTCTCGTTTACCATGCCGGTACAAAAATCGCCGAAGGAAAACTTGTTTCTGATGGGGGACGCGTCCTTTTATTGGCCGAAAAAGCTCCGAGCCATGAGCAGGCAATTGAACAAGTGTACGAAGAAATGAAGAAAATCCAGTCCCCTTCCTTCTTTTACAGGAAGGATATCGGACAAAAAGCTATCGAACGCGCTTCCTTCTAG